A window of the Lolium perenne isolate Kyuss_39 chromosome 7, Kyuss_2.0, whole genome shotgun sequence genome harbors these coding sequences:
- the LOC127313044 gene encoding protein NRT1/ PTR FAMILY 8.3, with protein sequence MEAADEKKPLLNHHGWPPQPQEEHPGYTSDGTVDFNGQPALKQSTGKWRACFFILGAEFSECMCFSAVARNLVTYVTTVLHESNVDAARNVSTWIGSCFLTPVVGAFLADSYWGRYTTIVVFLSVYIVGMFILTSSAALPWLLPGFSDEHVGIHRAAVYLGLYFVALGTGGIKPCCAALGADQFDSADQTERVAKGAFFNWYFFSINIGSLLSATLLVWIQDNVGWTIGYAIPTVLIGFGLAVFIAGSKVYRYKPVGAGGSPLTRVTQVVVAAVRNCRLELPDDASALYENGRAGRHTSQFKFFDKAAILLPSPEKKGPWRLCAVSQVEELKMLLRMCPVWALLLVFFAVTAQMSSTLVEQGMAMDNRVGGFIVPPASLSTFEVVSFLICVLLYEAILVPLARRLTGEDRGFTQVQRISVGLALSGAAMAYAASVETKRLASPAATMSIMWQAPCYCLLGTAEVFASVGMLEFFYDQSPESMKSLGAAVAQLTIAAGNYLNSALLGVVASCTRWIPDNLDQGHLDYFFWFMAALSALNLLLFIYCSTRYKS encoded by the exons ATGGAAGCAGCAGACGAAAAGAAGCCATTGCTGAACCATCATGGCTGGCCTCCACAGCCGCAG GAAGAACATCCAGGATACACTAGTGATGGAACCGTTGATTTCAACGGACAGCCTGCACTCAAGCAGAGCACTGGCAAATGGAGAGCATGCTTTTTCATTCTAG GTGCCGAAttcagtgaatgcatgtgcttctCCGCGGTCGCCAGGAACTTGGTCACCTACGTCACGACGGTGCTCCACGAGAGCAACGTCGACGCCGCGAGGAATGTGTCCACCTGGATCGGCAGCTGCTTCCTCACGCCGGTCGTCGGAGCCTTCTTGGCCGACTCTTATTGGGGACGATATACGACGATAGTAGTTTTCCTCTCGGTTTACATCGTC GGGATGTTCATCTTGACATCATCGGCGGCGCTTCCGTGGCTCCTGCCTGGTTTCTCCGACGAGCACGTGGGCATCCATCGTGCCGCTGTCTACCTGGGGCTCTACTTTGTCGCCCTCGGGACTGGTGGCATCAAGCCGTGCTGCGCGGCCCTAGGCGCCGACCAGTTTGATAGCGCTGACCAGACAGAGCGGGTGGCCAAGGGCGCCTTCTTCAACTGGTACTTCTTCTCGATCAACATTGGTTCGCTGCTGTCTGCGACGCTGCTCGTCTGGATACAGGACAACGTCGGATGGACCATCGGGTACGCGATTCCGACCGTGCTCATAGGTTTTGGCCTTGCGGTGTTCATCGCCGGCAGCAAGGTTTATAGGTACAAGCCAGTCGGAGCGGGAGGTAGCCCACTGACGAGGGTCACCCAGGTGGTTGTCGCGGCCGTAAGGAACTGCCGTCTCGAGCTGCCGGATGATGCCTCGGCCCTGTACGAAAATGGCAGGGCTGGCCGTCATACCAGCCAATTCAAGTTCTTTGACAAGGCTGCGATCCTGttaccgtcgccggagaagaagggCCCGTGGCGGCTCTGCGCGGTGTCGCAGGTGGAGGAGCTGAAGATGCTGCTGCGGATGTGCCCCGTCTGGGCGTTGCTGCTCGTCTTCTTCGCGGTCACCGCGCAGATGTCGTCGACGCTGGTCGAGCAGGGAATGGCCATGGACAACCGCGTCGGCGGCTTCATCGTGCCCCCGGCATCCCTCTCCACATTCGAAGTCGTCAGCTTCCTCATCTGTGTTCTCCTCTACGAAGCCATCCTGGTGCCGCTGGCGCGGCGCCTCACCGGCGAGGACAGGGGATTTACGCAAGTGCAGCGCATCAGCGTCGGCCTCGCGCTGTCCGGGGCCGCCATGGCGTACGCGGCGTCTGTCGAGACGAAGCGGCTAGCGTCGCCGGCTGCGACGATGAGCATCATGTGGCAGGCGCCGTGCTACTGCCTGCTGGGAACGGCTGAGGTATTTGCTAGCGTTGGCATGCTTGAGTTCTTCTACGACCAATCTCCCGAGTCCATGAAGAGTCTGGGCGCGGCAGTGGCGCAGCTCACCATCGCCGCCGGGAACTACCTCAACTCCGCCCTGCTCGGTGTCGTCGCGTCGTGCACGAGGTGGATCCCAGACAACCTCGACCAAGGCCACCTCGACTACTTCTTCTGGTTCATGGCTGCTCTCAGTGCGCTCAACCTATTGCTGTTCATCTACTGCTCCACCAGATACAAAAGCTAA